In a single window of the Raphanus sativus cultivar WK10039 chromosome 9, ASM80110v3, whole genome shotgun sequence genome:
- the LOC108828692 gene encoding anther-specific proline-rich protein APG-like — translation MKFLKRFCGLGFCGLTKIGRGNAASGSLIPTPFPADSFPRSPSLFPTPSPSPVTNTSPTPFPTTSPTPFPTTTSPTPSPTPSPSPILIPSPTPFLISSPTPSPVPPTEIFRRRIPRFRSRSFSPHLVNNPRSPTLSPERSPTPSPNLSPELVTTPPNPLTTPSGSLSPPPVQDFANFPLGTFPSDLSRYDFGSSQILSDYPISPETPLLGADDMPEGIVGVVLNFPNKVVRTPSRVVHVTTPSSVVHHGHGIFTPEHLAEDFEFPYGGTIHVGNGGAVYVARWSDLTEAPDGVSIAVPIGGYAKFFLSNEKLALSLS, via the exons atgaaattcTTAAAAAGGTTTTGTGGGTTAGGGTTTTGTGGCTTGACTAAGATAGGCCGCGGCAATGCTGCATCTGGATCTCTGATTCCGACTCCTTTCCCTGCAGACTCCTTTCCCCGATCACCGAGTCTTTTCCCCACCCCCTCTCCGAGTCCTGTCACCAACACCTCACCGACTCCGTTCCCCACCACCTCACCGACTCCGTTCCCCACCACCACCTCACCAACTCCTTCCCCCACTCCCTCACCGAGTCCTATCCTCATCCCTTCACCGACTCCTTTCCTCATCTCTTCACCGACTCCATCTCCAGTACCCCCTACCGAGATTTTTCGTAGACGTATCCCTAGATTTCGCTCTCGCTCGTTTTCTCCCCATCTTGTTAACAATCCCCGATCTCCCACCCTTTCCCCCGAACGATCTCCTACTCCATCTCCCAATCTCTCCCCCGAGCTAGTTACCACACCGCCCAATCCACTAACCACTCCCTCTGGCTCTCTTTCTCCCCCACCTGTTCAAGATTTTGCCAACTTTCCTCTTGGAACCTTTCCTTCTGACCTATCCCGGTACGATTTTGGATCCAGTCAGATTCTGTCTGACTACCCAATCTCGCCTGAGACTCCTCTTTTGGGTGCAG ACGATATGCCAGAAGGGATTGTGGGGGTTGTTCTCAACTTTCCCAACAAAGTTGTGAGAACACCCTCAAGGGTTGTTCATGTTACGACCCCCTCTAGTGTTGTTCACCATGGACACGGAATTTTTACTCCCGAACATCTTGCTGAGGATTTCGAATTTCCATATGGGGGTACAATACATGTTGGGAATGGAGGTGCGGTTTATGTTGCACGGTGGTCAGATCTGACTGAGGCACCCGATGGTGTCTCAATAGCTGTACCGATTGGAGGATATGCCAAGTTTTTCCTGAGCAATGAAAAATTAGCTTTGTCTCTTTcttaa
- the LOC108825227 gene encoding uncharacterized protein LOC108825227, whose amino-acid sequence MEEIKEENVLNEFRVRGEGLRNAVDKLDAHASDILVFNLQWKKAMNEYLESVQGKLKVRFRELEAKEVELKDRSFALEERAKVVEEAEAKLGDLEVESDGFRMDVEAKKKELDFIRNQVEISLGESIGEKSRLSQLRTLVEKCEAERTLKASELSEMVESWRKTHAELGLKSEELAKMETDLEKCRGDVTAEMEVLSRTQTHRRQLDEEVERKTKDLTLVQDKLAECEKLIETSSSELFKTQDELECKREQLGKMEVDLERHRVKASAEMESLRGTQTHMRQLVEEVERKTKDLTLVQTKLVECEKLLEVSSSELIKTQGELECKQEQLGKMEVDLERHRVKASAEMESLCGTQTHMRQLVEEVERKTKDLTLVQTKLVECEKVLEVRLSRLRALVEECEAEQVLKASELSEMVESWRKTHVELGLKGEELAKMETDLEKCRDDVSAEMEVLSRTQTHSRQLDEEVERKTKDLTLVQNKLAECEKLLEASSSELCKTQDELECKREQLGQIEAELARHRVKVITEKDHWERTRSHSRELEEEISRKKKDLTAVLDKIADSGTQLESVIKQLDSKQKLLETQSSELVSKEKELEALRMDIGLKEQKVMSLDNDMKKTCQRLESKAKELENVKTLIEEHSEELVSMVKQRDGITDDIRKLSLEIVFKEKTLERADVFIQKLSEKQDSAENELDATEKKLDLTREHLKRCIDKYESKEKDLSSVKDRYRECLEDLDVKEKELKSVESILTERNKQVEEGEKKMQNLNSSSEELMGQLKLKQEEVCSIDKRVMECSGELKAKMKHRDQVQSSLTDLITELNSVKQKMQDCLKDLQSKEVELKDKSFALEERAKKVEEAEAQLVDLEVEVDAKRKELNFSRNQVEVSRGESNVEEARLSELRVSVEECEEEKILKERELSEMVETWRQTQLEIDSKDEQLGHIKTELERYHAQVSAEMESLRKLDEEAERKSKDLMLVQDRIAECEKMFETRSSELLSKEKKLEVLSQKIELRERTVMSVNNDMKEACQRMETKDKELEKIQKLIEERSAQCESLKLLIEKHNEQLASARIAPALPPVNSVLSLDVKLEEPISNSVASRCSLDVQQDITSSHLPNEDAPLRDIEDSTSLSLDEVFTELRMLKDPGKFVLTSVEQALTDASERGELSLKEPMLMPLVHLLEELVRVGISTDPDLQSDATKVKHRWVEMMGGSVEKSQLEAWAYLQFIVAFGLVKQTQEDHTLQLASDVAHFRHAPKLFESLGLSHAIPNFVTELFGKGLYIPAIRLMFAFNVKNNFSPLELLKAEEANIDAATMMDIMKLIEDFKLEIDIPADLILRFMVPASSVPVQSTHMQASDTAIQSSCTATRGSNPSLPTSFGTEPYQAGGSSTALLQGQQHSHHAGSKRPRVDPRPVIRPCSNPPSGFGRF is encoded by the exons ATGGAGGAGATCAAGGAGGAAAACGTGTTGAACGAGTTTAGAGTGAGGGGTGAGGGTCTTCGTAACGCGGTGGACAAGTTAGACGCTCATGCTTCCGACATACTTGTCTTCAATCTGCAGTGGAAGAAAGCCATGAATGAGTATTTGGAATCAGTCCAAGGTAAATTAAAGGTGAGGTTCAGGGAGTTAGAGGCCAAGGAGGTTGAGTTGAAAGATCGAAGCTTTGCACTTGAGGAAAGGGCTAAAGTGGTTGAGGAAGCTGAAGCTAAGCTTGGTGATTTGGAGGTGGAATCTGATGGATTTCGGATGGATGTTGAAGCAAAGAAGAAAGAACTTGACTTTATTAGGAATCAGGTGGAGATCTCTCTAGGCGAGTCTATTGGAGAGAAATCGAGACTGTCTCAGCTTAGGACATTGGTGGAAAAGTGTGAGGCAGAGAGAACGTTAAAGGCAAGTGAGCTTAGTGAGATGGTGGAATCTTGGAGAAAGACTCATGCTGAGCTTGGTTTGAAAAGTGAAGAGCTAGCAAAGATGGAGACTGATCTTGAGAAATGCCGTGGTGATGTCACCGCAGAGATGGAGGTTTTGAGTAGAACTCAAACACACAGGAGACAGTTGGATGAGGAAGTTGAGAGGAAGACGAAAGATCTCACATTGGTTCAGGACAAGCTTGCGGAATGTGAGAAGCTGATTGAGACAAGCTCCTCAGAGCTGTTTAAGACTCAGGATGAGCTTGAATGCAAGCGAGAACAGTTAGGGAAGATGGAAGTTGATCTTGAGAGGCATCGTGTTAAGGCTAGCGCAGAGATGGAGAGTTTGCGTGGAACTCAAACTCATATGAGACAGTTGGTTGAGGAAGTTGAGAGGAAGACAAAAGATCTCACGTTGGTTCAGACCAAGCTTGTGGAATGTGAGAAGCTGTTGGAGGTAAGCTCCTCGGAACTGATAAAGACTCAGGGTGAGCTTGAATGCAAGCAAGAACAGTTAGGGAAGATGGAAGTTGATCTTGAGAGGCATCGTGTTAAGGCCAGCGCAGAGATGGAGAGTTTGTGTGGAACTCAAACTCATATGAGACAGTTGGTTGAGGAAGTTGAGAGGAAGACAAAAGATCTCACGTTGGTTCAGACCAAGCTTGTGGAATGTGAGAAGGTGTTGGAGGTAAGACTGTCTCGGCTTAGGGCATTGGTGGAAGAGTGTGAGGCAGAGCAAGTGTTAAAGGCAAGTGAGCTTAGTGAGATGGTGGAATCGTGGAGAAAAACTCACGTTGAGCTTGGTCTGAAAGGTGAAGAGCTAGCAAAAATGGAGACTGATCTTGAGAAATGCCGTGATGATGTCAGCGCAGAAATGGAGGTTTTGAGTAGAACTCAAACACACAGTAGACAGTTGGATGAGGAAGTTGAGAGGAAGACAAAAGATCTCACATTGGTTCAGAACAAGCTTGCGGAATGTGAGAAGCTGTTGGAGGCAAGCTCCTCAGAGCTGTGTAAGACTCAGGACGAGCTTGAATGCAAGCGAGAACAATTAGGACAGATTGAAGCTGAACTTGCAAGGCATCGCGTAAAGGTCATCACAGAGAAGGATCATTGGGAAAGGACGCGATCTCACAGTAGAGAACTGGAAGAGGAGATatcaagaaagaagaaggaTCTTACAGCGGTCCTTGATAAAATTGCGGACAGTGGGACGCAGCTTGAATCAGTGATAAAACAACTAGATTCCAAACAGAAGCTGCTTGAGACACAGTCGTCTGAACTTGTCTCTAAAGAGAAAGAGTTGGAAGCACTTAGGATGGACATTGGCTTGAAAGAACAGAAGGTCATGTCCCTAGATAATGACATGAAGAAGACTTGCCAACGGTTGGAATCAAAAGCCAAGGAGTTGGAGAATGTTAAAACGCTGATTGAGGAACACAGTGAAGAACTTGTTTCTATGGTGAAGCAACGTGATGGGATAACAGATGATATTCGTAAGTTATCCTTGGAGATTGTCTTTAAAGAAAAGACACTGGAAAGAGCTGACGTTTTTATCCAGAAGCTCTCTGAGAAACAAGATTCAGCAGAGAACGAACTGGATGCGACAGAGAAGAAACTGGATTTGACTAGAGAACATCTAAAAAGATGCATTGATAAGTATGAGTCAAAGGAAAAAGACCTTAGCTCTGTGAAGGATAGATATAGAGAGTGTCTGGAAGATCTGGATGTCAAAGAGAAGGAGTTGAAGTCTGTAGAATCAATACTCACTGAGAGAAATAAACAAGTTGAGGAAGGAGAGAAGAAAATGCAAAATTTGAATAGCTCCAGCGAGGAACTTATGGGACAGCTCAAGTTGAAACAAGAAGAGGTTTGTTCAATCGACAAGAGGGTTATGGAATGCTCAGGTGAGTTGAAGGCTAAGATGAAGCACCGTGATCAGGTTCAAAGCTCACTTACTGATCTTATTACTGAGCTTAACTCTGTCAAGCAAAAGATGCAAGACTGCTTAAAAGACTTACAATCTAAAGAGGTGGAATTGAAAGATAAAAGCTTTGCACTTGAGGAAAGAGCTAAAAAGGTTGAAGAAGCTGAAGCTCAGCTTGTTGATTTAGAGGTGGAAGTTGATGCAAAGAGGAAAGAACTAAACTTCAGTAGGAACCAGGTGGAGGTTTCTCGAGGTGAGTCCAATGTAGAGGAAGCGAGACTGTCTGAGCTCAGGGTATCTGTGGAAGAGTGtgaggaagagaaaatattaaaagaaagagaGCTTAGTGAGATGGTGGAAACGTGGAGACAGACTCAGCTTGAGATTGATTCTAAAGATGAACAGTTAGGACATATTAAGACTGAGCTGGAGAGATATCATGCTCAGGTCAGCGCAGAGATGGAGAGTCTGAGGAAGTTGGATGAGGAAGCTGAGAGGAAATCAAAAGATCTCATGTTGGTTCAAGACAGGATTGCGGAATGTGAGAAGATGTTTGAGACACGGTCATCTGAACTCCTCTCCAAAGAGAAAAAGTTGGAAGTGCTTAGTCAGAAAATTGAGTTGAGGGAACGGACGGTCATGTCCGTGAATAACGACATGAAGGAGGCTTGCCAACGAATGGAGACAAAAGACAAGGAGTTGGAGAAGATTCAAAAGCTAATTGAGGAAAGAAGTGCACAATGTGAATCACTCAAGTTGTTGATTGAGAAACACAATGAACAACTTGCTTCAGCTAGGATTGCGCCTGCTCTACCACCTG TCAACAGTGTGCTATCACTGGATGTTAAGCTTGAAGAACCAATCAGCAATAGTGTGGCTTCTCGCTGCTCCCTGGATGTTCAACAAGACATAACATCATCTCATTTGCCTAATGAAGATGCTCCTCTCAGGGACATAGAGGACTCAACTTCTTTATCGCTGGATGAAGTCTTTACTGAACTTCGAATGCTTAAAGACCCAGGCAAGTTTGTTCTAACTTCTGTCGAGCAAGCACTCACGGATGCTAGCGAGAGAGGGGAGTTGAGTTTAAAAGAGCCTATGCTAATGCCTTTGGTTCACCTTTTGGAGGAGTTGGTACGTGTTGGTATCTCTACTGATCCTGATCTACAGTCTGATGCAACCAAAGTGAAACATCGATGGGTGGAGATGATGGGAGGTAGTGTTGAAAAGTCACAGCTCGAGGCTTGGGCTTATCTGCAGTTCATTGTGGCGTTTGGATTGGTGAAACAAACTCAAGAAGATCATACTCTACAGCTTGCCTCGGATGTTGCTCACTTCAGACACGCTCCAAAGCTTTTTGAATCTCTTGGTCTCTCTCATGCCATCCCAA ATTTTGTCACGGAGCTCTTTGGCAAAGGTTTATATATTCCGGCAATCCGGTTAATGTTCGCCTTCAACGTGAAGAACAACTTTTCTCCACTGGAGTTGTTGAAG GCTGAAGAAGCTAACATAGATGCTGCTACAATGATGGACATAATGAAACTCATTGAAGACTTCAAGCTGGAAATTGACATTCCTGCGGATCTTATCCTCAGATTCATGGTTCCTGCATCATCTGTTCCAGTTCAATCAACTCATATGCAGGCTTCAGACACAGCCATTCAAAGCTCATGCACTGCCACTCGTGGCTCAAACCCTAGCCTTCCAACAAGCTTTGGTACGGAACCGTATCAAGCTGGTGGTTCTTCAACTGCGTTGTTGCAAGGTCAACAACATTCACACCACGCTGGTTCCAAACGTCCAAGGGTGGATCCAAGACCAGTGATTAGACCGTGCTCCAATCCACCATCAGGCTTTGGCAGATTCTAG
- the LOC108828112 gene encoding uncharacterized protein LOC108828112, which yields MVGEMEEESKLKNELNLCMVRGEGLRKELDEVYGYASKRVGERIRELDFKEVELKDKSFALEERAKKVEEAEGRLVDLEVEVEAKRKELNFIKNQVEIFLAESNAEEMRLSELRRLVEECAAEKILKERELSEMVETLRQTQVEIDSKDEELGQMETELERYHAQVSAEMESLRKLDEESERKLKDLTLVQDKIGECEKMFETLSSELVSKEEELEVISQKIDLREQTVMSVNSDMKEACQRMETKDKELKDVQKLIKERKAHCESLEVLIQERNEELASKVKQRDEITEAIRNSNEELDSVKEKIEDGLKDFQFKEEEQARVRASLMEREQRLELKEKELGAREEMINKKDQELKLAKSVSSRKELSKSSKKTQMKAKDLCSFCQQQLNSDQHVDLVRDARVFDEKTLQLLLRGHLKKLDQLHIDVLSSLRRSYDPAKLVLDTVIGLYSAHLRTAVQNLDPKSVQRSSIFLLECLMDMSPKPTTEVQAEAIRFATEWKNTSLVKAENPIEVLEFLHFLAAFSLAYTSDTNQVQSLFDVAFLRKYGPSLCKALGLSALAPPVINCSDPCSSDVQQSISIASSHLPNEDSLRDFEGSTSFPSNEDPGRFVVTSVEDALMNAHQRGVSSLEERTLMTLVPLLEELGRVGISTDPDLQSDATRVAHQWGGMMGAGVKKSQLEVWAFLQFIVAFGLVLKQTQQDETLQFASHVAHFRHAPKLFESLGLAHAIPDFVKELLKKGLYIPAIRFMFYFNVENNFSPLELLKEQIINLRRSAKENTRYESQAEATLREMMELIEDLKLEIDIPADLILKFIVPTSSVPVQSTRMQASDTVIQSSCIATHGSNPSLPTSFGPEPYQAGTSSAALLPGQQHSHHVGSKRPSVLDPEGTRPVIRPCFSPPPGSSRF from the exons ATGGTAGGCGAGATGGAGGAGGAAAGCAAGCTGAAAAACGAGCTGAATCTCTGTATGGTGAGAGGCGAGGGTCTGCGTAAAGAGTTGGATGAAGTTTACGGTTACGCCTCTAAAAGAGTAGGGGAGAGGATCAGGGAGTTAGATTTCAAGGAGGTGGAGTTGAAAGATAAAAGCTTTGCACTTGAGGAAAGAGCTAAGAAGGTTGAAGAAGCCGAAGgtcggcttgttgatttggagGTGGAAGTTGAAGCAAAGAGGAAAGAGCTAAACTTTATTAAGAATCAGGTGGAGATTTTTCTAGCCGAGTCTAATGCAGAGGAAATGAGACTATCTGAGCTAAGGAGATTGGTGGAAGAGTGTGCGGCAGAGAAGATATTAAAAGAAAGGGAGCTAAGTGAGATGGTGGAGACGTTGAGACAGACTCAGGTTGAGATTGATTCTAAAGATGAAGAGTTGGGACAGATGGAGACTGAGCTTGAGAGATATCATGCTCAGGTCAGCGCAGAGATGGAGAGTCTGAGGAAGTTGGATGAGGAATCTGAGAGGAAGCTAAAAGATCTCACATTGGTTCAAGACAAGATTGGGGAGTGTGAGAAGATGTTTGAGACGCTGTCATCTGAGCTTGTCTCCAAAGAGGAAGAGTTGGAAGTGATTAGTCAGAAAATTGACTTGAGGGAACAGACGGTCATGTCCGTGAATAGCGACATGAAGGAGGCTTGCCAACGGATGGAGACAAAAGACAAGGAGTTGAAGGATGTCCAAAAGCTAATTAAGGAAAGGAAAGCACATTGTGAGTCACTGGAGGTGTTGATTCAGGAACGCAATGAAGAACTTGCTTCTAAAGTGAAGCAACGAGATGAGATAACGGAAGCTATCCGTAACTCCAACGAGGAACTTGACTCAGTCAAGGAAAAGATTGAAGACGGCTTGAAAGACTTCCAATTTAAAGAGGAGGAGCAAGCCAGGGTAAGAGCATCATTGATGGAACGTGAGCAACGACTTGAACTAAAAGAGAAAGAGCTTGGTGCTAGGGAGgaaatgattaataagaaggaTCAGGAATTGAAGTTGGCAAAATCTGTAAGCTCGAGAAAAGAGCTTTCAAAATCCTCTAAAAAAACTCAGATGAAAGCAAAGGACTTGTGCAGTTTCTGTCAACAACAACTTAACTCGGATCAACACGTTGACTTGGTACGTGACGCTAGAGTATTTGATGAGAAAACGTTGCAGTTACTCTTACGTGGGCATCTGAAGAAACTTGATCAGCTTCATATTGATGTTCTGTCTTCTCTTAGAAGATCTTATGACCCGGCAAAGCTTGTGTTAGATACAGTAATTGGGCTCTACTCTGCTCACCTAAGGACGGCAGTTCAAAATCTTGATCCAAAGAGTGTTCAAAGGAGTAGTATCTTCTTGCTTGAATGCTTGATGGATATGTCACCAAAACCAACAACTGAAGTACAAGCAGAAGCTATCAGGTTTGCTACTGAATGGAAGAACACAAGTCTGGTTAAGGCAGAGAATCCAATAGAGGTGTTGGAGTTCCTACACTTTCTTGCTGCATTCAGTTTGGCATACACTTCTGATACTAACCAAGTCCAGAGTCTTTTTGATGTTGCCTTTCTTCGCAAATATGGTCCAAGTCTATGCAAGGCTCTTGGACTATCAGCTCTAGCACCACCTG tcATCAATTGTAGTGATCCCTGCTCCTCGGATGTCCAACAAAGCATTAGCATAGCATCATCTCATTTGCCTAATGAAGACTCTCTTAGGGACTTTGAGGGCTCAACTTCTTTTCCGTCGAATGAAGATCCAGGCAGGTTTGTTGTAACTTCTGTCGAGGATGCACTCATGAATGCTCACCAGAGAGGCGTATCGAGTCTAGAAGAGCGTACACTTATGACTTTGGTTCCCCTTTTGGAGGAGCTGGGACGTGTTGGTATCTCTACTGATCCTGATCTACAGTCTGATGCAACAAGAGTGGCACATCAATGGGGTGGGATGATGGGTGCTGGTGTTAAAAAGTCACAACTCGAGGTCTGGGCTTTTCTGCAGTTCATCGTGGCGTTTGGATTGGTGTTGAAACAAACTCAACAAGATGAAACTCTACAGTTTGCGTCGCATGTTGCTCACTTCAGACACGCTCCAAAGCTCTTTGAATCTCTTGGTCTCGCTCATGCCATCCCCG ATTTTGTCAAAGAGCTCCTTAAAAAAGGTTTATATATTCCTGCAATCCGGTTTATGTTTTACTTCAACGTGGAGAACAACTTTTCTCCACTGGAGTTGTTGAAGGAACAGATCATCAATCTCAGACGCTCAGCCAAAGAAAATACAAGATATGAATCACAG GCTGAAGCTACACTGAGGGAGATGATGGAACTCATTGAGGACTTGAAGCTGGAAATTGACATTCCTGCTGATCTTATCCTCAAATTCATTGTTCCTACATCATCTGTTCCAGTTCAATCAACCCGTATGCAGGCTTCAGACACAGTCATTCAAAGCTCATGCATTGCCACTCATGGCTCAAACCCTAGTCTTCCAACAAGCTTTGGTCCGGAACCGTATCAAGCTGGTACTTCTTCAGCTGCGTTGTTGCCAGGTCAACAACATTCACACCACGTTGGTTCTAAACGTCCAAGCGTGTTGGATCCTGAGGGTACTAGACCGGTGATTAGACCTTGCTTCAGTCCACCACCCGGCTCTAGCAGATTCTAG
- the LOC108828113 gene encoding sodium/hydrogen exchanger 1, which produces MMASLLDSLVSRMASFSASDHASVVSLNLFVALLCACIVLGHLLEENRWMNESITALLIGLATGVVILLISNGKSSHLLVFSEDLFFIYLLPPIIFNAGFQVKKKQFFRNFVTIMLFGAIGTVISCTVITLGVTQFFKKLDIGTFDLGDYLAIGAIFAATDSVCTLQVLNQDETPLLYSLVFGEGVVNDATSVVIFNAIQSFDLTHLNHEAAFQLLGNFFYLFILSTLLGVATGLISAYCIKKLYFGRHSTDREVALMMLMAYLSYMLAELFDLSGILTVFFCGIVMSHYTWHNVTESSRITTKHTFATLSFLAETFIFLYVGMDALDIDKWRSVSDSPGTSVAVSSILIGLLMLGRAAFVFPLSFLSNLGKKNQSEKIDFKMQVVIWWSGLMRGAVSMALAYNKFTRAGKTDLRGNAIMITSTITVCLFSTVVFGMLTKPLIRFLLPHQKATTSFLSDGNNTPKSIQIPLIDQDSFIEFAGNPNVPRPDSIRGFLTRPTRTVHYYWRQFDDSFMRPVFGGRGFVPFVPGSPTERDPPPTDLSRA; this is translated from the exons ATGATGGCATCACTTTTGGATTCTTTGGTATCTAGAATGGCTTCATTTTCGGCCTCTGATCACGCCTCTGTTGTTTCACTCAATCTCTTTGTTGCACTTCTCTGTGCTTGTATTGTCCTTGGCCATCTTTTGGAGGAGAATCGATGGATGAACGAATCCATCACCGCCTTATTGATT GGGCTGGCCACTGGTGTTGTCATTTTATTGATTAGTAATGGAAAAAGCTCACATCTTCTGGTCTTCAGTGAAGATCTTTTCTTCATTTATCTTTTGCCTCCCATTATATTCAATGCTgg GTTTCAAGTGAAAAAGAAACAGTTCTTCCGAAACTTCGTCACTATTATGCTTTTTGGTGCTATTGGAACTGTTATCTCTTGCACCGTCATAACTCTAG GTGTAACGCAGTTCTTTAAGAAACTGGACATTGGAACCTTTGACTTGGGTGATTATCTTG CAATTGGTGCTATCTTCGCTGCAACAGATTCAGTCTGCACACTGCAG GTTCTGAACCAAGATGAGACACCTTTGCTTTACAGTCTTGTATTCGGAGAAGGTGTTGTGAATGATGCCACATCGGTTGTTATCTTCAACGCAATTCAGAGCTTTGACCTCACCCACCTTAACCATGAAGCTGCTTTTCAACTTCTAGGCAACTTTTTCTACTTGTTTATCCTCAGCACCTTACTTGGTGTTGCG ACTGGTCTGATAAGTGCATATTGCATCAAAAAGCTATATTTTGGAAG ACACTCAACTGACAGAGAGGTTGCCCTCATGATGCTTATGGCGTATCTTTCTTATATGCTTGCTGAG CTTTTCGACTTGAGTGGTATTCTCACTGTGTTCTTCTGTGGGATTGTGATGTCTCATTACACCTGGCACAACGTAACCGAGAGCTCAAGAATCACCACCAA GCACACCTTTGCCACTCTGTCGTTTCTTGCGGAGACATTCATCTTCTTGTACGTCGGAATGGATGCATTGGACATTGACAAGTGGAGATCAGTGAGTGACAGCCCGGGAACATCGGTGGCAGTGAGCTCAATCCTAATAGGTTTGCTCATGCTTGGAAGAGCAGCATTCGTCTTTCCCTTGTCGTTTCTTTCAAACTTAGGCAAGAAGAACCAAAGTGAAAAAATCGACTTCAAGATGCAA GTTGTGATTTGGTGGTCTGGTCTTATGAGAGGTGCTGTATCAATGGCCCTTGCGTACAACAAg TTTACAAGAGCTGGGAAAACGGATTTGCGCGGGAATGCAATCATGATCACCAGTACTATCACCGTCTGTCTTTTTAGCACAGTG GTGTTTGGTATGTTGACAAAACCACTCATAAGATTCCTTTTGCCGCACCAGAAAGCCACAACTAGCTTTTTATCTGATGGCAACAACACACCAAAGTCCATCCAGATCCCTCTGATAGATCAAGACTCGTTCATTGAGTTTGCAGGGAACCCCAATGTTCCTCGGCCAGACAGTATACGTGGCTTCTTGACACGGCCCACTAGGACAGTGCATTACTACTGGAGACAGTTTGATGACTCCTTCATGAGACCTGTTTTTGGAGGGCGTGGCTTTGTCCCTTTCGTCCCTGGTTCTCCAACGGAGAGAGACCCCCCTCCTACTGATCTCAGTAGAGCTTGA
- the LOC108828114 gene encoding protein CANDIDATE G-PROTEIN COUPLED RECEPTOR 8 — protein sequence MRFLEELPLSPSLISSQLNPNSTAKGYGGGGGGFIGGGWVDRCHGFLHNTVLVTASLFFVAYLAYEAKKSFSKLSNNRRSFIMIGYYGSLWLVSLLNLAWCCLQGWECTPGKEVAWNLLTLFTTSGMLFLEVSLVAFLFQGNYASGAQALTRTFVISGFVIALDLLLKALYLFGFGVPLFIDNNENVQKYKWGLWIIHKLLLTGVYGVIFFMYNSGWRERLPARPAFYKYITIMFALYGLYLVASAFTANGAHFGFWLYGVMGVCYHALYLPLLYITFLADFFQEEDLNLENVYYSEMKDAGFFDADWE from the exons ATGCGATTCCTCGAGGAACTACCGTTGTCACCTTCCCTGATTTCTTCACAGCTAAACCCTAATTCAACCGCCAAAGGCTatggcggcggcggcggagggtTTATCGGCGGAGGATGGGTCGATAGGTGCCATGGGTTTCTACACAACACGGTTCTCGTCACTGCTTCTCTCTTCTTCGTCGCTTACTTGGCGTACGAGGCGAAGAAGAGCTTCTCCAAGCTCTCGAATAATCGGAGATCTTTCATCATGATCGGTTACTACGGCTCTCTCTGGCTCGTTAGCTTGCTCAATCTTGCTTGGTGCTGTCTCCAG GGTTGGGAATGCACTCCTGGGAAGGAAGTAGCTTGGAATCTGTTGACTTTGTTCACAACATCTGGAATGTTGTTCCTGGAAGTAAGCTTGGTGGCGTTTCTCTTCCAAGGAAACTATGCAAGCGGTGCACAAGCATTAACTAGAACTTTCGTAATCTCAGGGTTTGTTATTGCTCTCGATTTACTTCTCAAG GCGCTTTATCTCTTTGGGTTTGGTGTGCCGTTGTTCATTGACAACAATGAGAATGTACAAAAGTACAAATGGGGATTATGGATCATTCACAAGCTTTTACTCACTGGCGTTTATGGGGTGATATTTTTCATGTACAACTCTGGCTGGAGAGAAAGATTACCCG CAAGGCCTGCATTTTACAAGTACATAACCATCATGTTCGCCTTGTACGGACTCTACCTAGTTGCATCTGCGTTTACTGCAAACGGTGCTCACTTTGGATTCTG GTTGTATGGGGTCATGGGTGTCTGCTACCACGCGTTATACCTTCCTCTTCTTTACATTACTTTTCTCGCAGACTTTTTCCAG GAAGAAGATCTGAACTTGGAGAATGTATACTATTCAGAGATGAAGGATGCTGGCTTTTTCGATGCTGACTGGGAATAG